The Leishmania panamensis strain MHOM/PA/94/PSC-1 chromosome 23 sequence DNA window TTGTAGGGAAGAGGTAGGGCCATTGCGCTGTCAGTGATCTTACAGTCTGCTGTACTCTTCAGAATACCCGAAAGAGACACATCTAATaagcacaaaaaaaaatctACTCTACAATGCGTCATGTTGTGGCCTGCAAAATGGAAAGAGCTGTGAGCAGTTCATCCAGTTGTATCTGAAAACGCTTGATTTGCGTGTTTTTTTGCTCGAGTAGTAAATCAGTCTTCTCCTTTTGAatcttcttctccagctcggCTACACGTTGCATTTCTAGAAGCTCATGtgttttctcctcctctttttgaGAATACCGCTTCTCCAAATAGCAAAGCCTCTCTCCAATGGCAATCAGGGAGGCATCGTAGCCTTTTTCCTCGACAATTCGAGATAATCTGGAAGCCAAGTTGGCTCCGTTATCCGACTTTGAGCACTTGGAAatctccagcagctgagATTTATGACTGGCCTCGAGGCGACTCAGCTCCTCATTATGGGCAGAGCGCAGCTTCTGTATCTGAAGAGCGAAGTTAGCTTTCACCTCGGCAAGTCTAGCATCCCATTCAGCGTGTATGCTGTCGAGCTTTCCCTGAAGCATGCTGCTGCGTTGCTTGTGCTCCCAAATGCCTGTGCGGAGTTGCTCAATGACTGATTGAAGGTGTGTAGTTTCAACCTCGTGAGGTGAAGGACCCTTGAGACCCTGCCCCCCAGGCTTGTCTGTGTTGCCAGTTGCGTCTGCCTGGTGCTTGGGATTAATTGTTACCGCCTTCGCCGGTTCACCACTGTCTATGGCTGAAGAAACAGTAGCACTTCCGATTGCACGGCGAAGCTCGAGGTTCTCTCGTTCGAGAATCCGAATACGTCTTCGCAGCTCGGGATCATCCTTTGGGATTTCCAAACGCTGTTGTAACTCAGTGATTGTACTTTGGTAGCGCTCGCACACTTCCTTCGTTTCTGTGCGCAACTCTTCCATCGCTCTCTTAGTAAACTCGTCCTTTTCAAGCAAGGCAGCCTCTAATAGATGAATTCGACTTGCTTGCTTCTTCAGACGCAGCGTGTTGCCGCTACCCGCTTGGCAACTGCTGATAAGTTCGCTGATGCTCTCTTTCTTATGGTGTAAAGCCATCTCTAAATCCCGCACTTGGATTCGCAGGCTGTCTACTTCGCGCAGCAAATTGTTCTCTCGGCTATGCGAGACCCTCCTCTCAGACTCTAAGCGGGCAACCTCCGAGTGCAACGCGTCGATCGTGCCTTTCTGAATGTTGTGAACACGCTGTGACTCAcgcagcttcgccaccgTATCTTCGCTCCTattgtgctcttctctcaccaCAGCCACGTTAGCGATTTCAGCGCTGTTAACATGAATAGGAGCGTCACCCTTAGACCGAGTCAGgtcgtttctctcttgcagCAGTATAGCGCATCGCCTTTTTTCCGTCTCCAAATTGGCTTGAAGCTCCTCGATTTGTGCTTGGAGATTTGCGATCTTGGCAGAGTCATTTGATGCATGCATGTTAGATCTTGTCGCAAAGTCTTGCTGTGCACTGAGAAGCAAGCTATGCTTTGCCTCTAGGTGTTCGAAATCATGCTCCAGTTTCTTGCATCGACTCGCGAtctccttcttttctctcagGAGTGCCTCGTTGTCCCGCTGTAGTGTGACAATTATCTTCTCCTGGGTTTCCATTTCCTTTCGCACAGCATCGAAGTTTCCGTGACCTATTGCACTAATATCATAAGAACTTTCTATGGGCCCTGTGGAAGACCTCAAAGCCGCTTCTCTTTTAGCGCTCACCCTCTCTACATTGGGTGCAAGCGTAGCAGCTAAGTCTGATAAATGCTTACATCCTGAAGCAGATGAGACCTCATGTTCTGTAGAAGTAGGCGTGTTTCTCACATTGCTATCCATGACGTCTAATTGTTCATTTGCAGCATCCATAGCTACAGAAGAAAGGCTTGGTGTGGTCATTGCATTGCTTATAGCTCGCCTACCCTTAAACATATAAAACAAAGGAGGAGACTCAGGGGTTGTCTTTTAGGGGAAAGAAACAAATGTCACATTGTAAATCCGACAAGCATTCAAGAGAAGAAGTGAAAAATATGGCGCAAGTCATGTCGTTCACCTTTTGAGGCAACTGTGTCCCGGTGGTCACTTCACCGTAGATTCAAACAGGTCATTAATTTGCAGCCTTTGGGTACTGATCCTGAGGGTTTCTTTTTTATCTTTGTTCGTCGGTCGCGTTGATTTCGGAGGAATTTCATACTCCGAGTTTCATTTCGTCGAGGTACGGAGCTTAGCGCGTATAAGTTGAATAGAGGGCCAAACATAGTCAGTGAAGAGGTAAAATTATAGTCGCACGGCTTCATAGATAGATCCACGTAATTCAAAGTCTAGCCACTCGATACTACTCGTAGAAACCATGTCTTTCCAGACGAGCTTTTTGTACAAATCTCAGATAGTCATCGATTACAGTGACTTTACGCACAGGATCACATTCTTCGCCGGCCCTGGCCAGCACCCGTTTCACCACAGTGGCGTTGGAAACGAGCTTCGACAAATACTGCACTTCGCCTAGAATCCGTTGCCTTTCTGTTGAAGCATCACGCACCTCATTCTCAAGGCTTTCTATTGACAATTGCACACGTGTGAGTTTCTCTTGTTGGATTTTTTCTTCGGAAAGTAACGAATGATATGCTTGCTCAGCTGCTACAGTAAGCTTCACTTTTGAATCGTCGTTTGCTGCCCGCTCCATGAGCAGTGAGCACAGTTGTTCGTAGTTTCCGATATCTCTCTCAAGAAGctcctgctctgctgcgTACTCTTGTGCTTTTCGATGCAGTGTCCGGAGAGCATCTGTTTTTGCGTTCACTAGACCATTCGCATCATCTGCAGCTTCTCTAGAGTTCTGTGAAAATGCCTCCATAGAGCAGTTACATACAGCTATTTGTGAGTTTAGATTTCTCACCTTTTCCATCAGACTTGCAGCGTCCTCATCAACAGCAaccttttttcttctcagACGCTCGCTGGATTGCTGCAACTCATGAAGCCCTTGCCTTATGCTCGCGGCGAGAGCCTCATCCCTTTCATCTGAAATCAACACAGTCGCGCTATCCTGAAACCGCAAAAGTGTCGTGCTTTCAGCTGTGATACGCAGTGCCTCCGCTTCCATAGTTAGGTCCCTCAAGCGCTTCTGAACCTCAAAGAGCATTGCTTGTGTATCGGCGACAGCATTCCTCAACGCTAACTCGCGAGCATAAGATCTCTCCTCGTCGGCATTGGTGCACTGAAGCTCATATCGGGGAACATCAATGCCCCTTTTAAGTAAAGGGGCTAACACCCAATCATGCAAGCATACCACCGTGCGCCACAGACGGAACAAGTGTAGCAGTTCAGCTTCGCATTGATTCTCCTCTACCCCAAGACGATAATCCCCATTGGTAGGCACCTCCGTTTTTTCGTTGGCCCCAAAGATGTTGGTGATCTCCTTTGATACAGTGCACATATCAGCCTCCACGGCCGTAAAACAgtctcttttcgcttccaCAAACCGTCGATAGCGCTGCAGACACTCTACTTCtacctgctcctcctcgccagaACTTTTGAGTACTTGCACTACTTCATCATTAGTTGGAGGATACACTGAAAAACTGCCAGCTAGACACTTCGCGCTTGCCACTGATGAGAtcagccgctgctcttgGTCGTGCCTCTTTGCAGATGTTTCCTTTATTTTAGACAAGACGCTTTGAATGTTCTTGCAAACAGAAGCCAGTTCAGTTTGTGCAGTGGTGGTAGACATATTATTGCTGGCCGCTACGCAGAACTCGAGATGAACCCGCAAACGcaagggggaaaaagaagtGAAAGACCGAAGTGTTAACAAGATAAGGTGTGTGGGTTCATAGCAGCAAGAGTTGTGGCGCATCCAACCATGTGCTCTACCGGAAGAGCTTTCCGGAAGTGAAGAAGGCGACTTTCACCGTCGTGATGATTAAAAATCTGCGCGAGCACTCCGAGCTTTGGCTCGCCTACCCCCTTTGAGCTCGAGGCGTTGCTCTCAGCCACCTCACTCGTAactgcccctccccacccactcccCTTGACCGCTTTTAGCCGCACAGCTTTCCAGGTAAGGGTATGTCTCTTCGCTGCACCCCGAAATTATTTGACCGTGCGCAGTTGAAAAGCGTGACGCATAGCTTGGTCGACTCACAACCCGACGGCCCGCAGGTGAACTCACCCGTGCATCACGCAAGGTTTCCGCAGAAATCACTATGAGCCGCCACAAAAATACGCCTGCGAGCACTTTCCCACCGGGGCGGTGCTCCCCAAGCGGCCCCGCGAAAACCACCCCCAGAAACCGACAACCCGAACCCAAAGCAACCTTTCACTTGCCAGGAAACTAAGAAAACACCGCGACAAGCACCCCCAAAAGCAAAACCCCTAAGAGGAAATGATTTATGACCCCGCAAGTGCCTCAACGAATGCGGGCCGCTCTTTTCGCTGTTGGGGGCCCGTCCCCCCTCGCGGGGGGGCAAGGGCCGGGCGCCCCCCCCCGGCGCGCAGCCCCCAGCCAACCCCGGACCCCACCGACCGCACAGGCGAACGCAAACGACCCAagcaagggaaaaaagcCCGCGCCGCCCGCGGCCGGGGCGGCCGCTGTGCACCTCGGGCTGCAAAGCCCCCCGAAGCCTTTCCAGCACCCGGAAGGCGCCCGGGGACGCAACCCTTTCAGCGCCCGCAAAAAccggggcggcggcacggcaaTATTTTCACACCAGAAAGAAGGCGCGAAACCCCGAAGGGTCACATGGAAGCCGCGGCTGGGGACCCGCCCGTCGAAGGGACCATCGCCGAGATGGTCTACCGCGACCCCCCCCGGGGTTCGAGGGTATTGACATGCCCCCAAAAGCCCTGGCCTGACGACCCCCGCCCACTTCGCGGGCACCCTGGGAGGCCTTCCCCCGCCGCCCTTTGGGAATTTCAACCCCCCCCATCCCGGCTGCGCCGCGCAGAATGGCCAGACACTGCTGACTAGTTTGTGGCCCTGTATGGCGATGCGGGCCTCATGCTGGAGAACGCTCCGGACACGCCTTCACATTTCCAGAGCGGAATAGCAAGCGCGCCAGACCCGGCGTGGCCCCGGGACGTCGGGGAGGCTATCTTCTGCACAAACCGCATAGCGGATAGCAAGCATAAGTTCCCCACCAATTCCATCGCACTGGTTAGTGGAACCCTACTAACCCCGTCAATCCCCACATTCCCGTGGGTGTTTAACAGCTGGAAAGGGGCAAATTGGGGCCATTTCGGTGAGGCACAAAACGCTGCGAGGCCGTTGGGAAAAGCCACTCCGGAGGAGCACAAAGCATCGTTCAACCCCGCCCCGCAGCGCGCCATCAAGCGCAGTTGTCCACATGGCTGTCGAACTCGTGGGGTTATGCGGTGGCCTGCCGGGACGGACGCCGCAGACGAGCAAGCCGCAGATGCACAATCAGCTTACTACGCCAACCCGAACAACCACACCTTGCGCACACAAAAATTACGCAAGCATGAGGGGAATCACATCAGGAAATCCCCCAAGGACACCTGGCGCTGACGGATGTCAAAGGCCGATCCCGGCCACTCTTCACCATGGCCGGTGCTGCGAACAGTGCGCGCTGCACAAaccatcccccctctctgtcagGCGCCGCCCACCGCTGACGGTAGCCCTGAATACACCATGAGTTCCAAGCACCGCTTGCTTGCGCAAACCCTATTCCACCGCCCCACAAATCCCCCAGCCACCGACATTTTCATCATCGCCACCCACTATTTTTCCCTTCAGAGACATGATTACACCCGGGCCAACGCCTTCCCTCATCCCAGAGGCGCCCACACCCAAGTCCTCCTATCATAATCCTTCCGTTCCGCACGGTCCGCCGACACACGAGGCCCACcgacttcaccaccacccccttaCCTTTTCTCCGCCGAAGACGCGCCAAGCACGTACGcccgctcttttctttccttcccgACGGGGTGTGGCGTGACAGCAATTGAATGAACATAAACAGGCGAGAGGGAACAGACCGCCTGTTCTCGGGCAAAGAGCCCGAGGCAGCCCTGGCTCATCTCGAAGACAGCCGGGCAGCAGGGCCGGATGGCATCCCCAACGAGGCGCAGCGACCCCTTCCCCATGGGACCAAAGCGCACATCTTAACCCCCATTAAGTGGATGTGGGTTGCCCACCTTGTTCCCCAACAGCAGAAGAATGCGCACgtttcaccgccaccaaaACCTGGGAAGCCACAAGAACAACctccgccgcaccggccAATTAGTCCCACCTCCTGCGTCTCCAAACTTATGCGGCACACGACGTTGGCGCGCTTATTTCATGCGCGCCAGCCCCATCTATGCCAACATGCGCGTGGGCGTGACTACGCCACGAAAATGGTGCTTTCCAGGATCACAGGGACGGTCGAGATACATAGAAATATCCATTACCACGTGATGATCGCCAAGTGCCCGGgcagggagcagcaggcaaccCACCGAGCAATGCAGACGTTAATAACCGTGGTGGATTTTAGAAAACCCTTCGACAGTATGGATCCCTCGATTCTTGCGAACAGACCACAGATTTTCCTCGGCACTCGCTTTTGAAGCACTGGCTCCGAAACTTCCTTGCACACCGCTATGCGCAAACAAAGCTTTGAAACCCATTAGGCAAACAGTATGCCCTAAAGGCTTATAGCCTCAAGGAACCGTTCTTTCACCACAGCCATCCCCCCTGCAAGCCACTCCTCTCCCAGAGTTGCTGGTGGCCTGATTTCCTGACGCCCAGTTCGGCATGTAAGCAGACGACCTGGCCATCACTATTCCATGTCGTGGGCGGAACTCTGACGTAAGGATCGGCAACGAGGTCCTGGGAAAAGTTGCAGCGCGATCGAAAGACAGCGGCATGCAGATAAATCTGCAAAAAGGCGAAGCCCTGTTTCGCAGACTCCAAGCAACacagacgaagagaaagtgtTCGGTCCGCCTCTTCACGAGGGGCACGGGTCCCTGTTTCACTGTTCGGTGGCGGCAAGAATCCCAAGCCTGTTGATTTTCAACCGGGAACTCGGGCCAAATACAACGCCAAATCGACACATGCACAAAAGCAAGCAGGACTGCAGGGGTGCAGTTGTGTCGTGTTGAAAACCGCCGGTTTTGACCTTCGTCACGCGATATGAAGCAATTTGTCTTTGGCCATGGCGATCCCAAGCTGGCGTATAGCTCTGCGGCCGGATGGGGGGGACTTTGGGATACGGCAAACCAAAGATGATTCACCAGCGCTCCCGTCTTCGCCGGCTTGTCACTagtcttctcccttctttcgATGGAGAATCAGTGCTATTGGAAT harbors:
- a CDS encoding hypothetical protein (TriTrypDB/GeneDB-style sysID: LpmP.23.1270) — translated: METQEKIIVTLQRDNEALLREKKEIASRCKKLEHDFEHLEAKHSLLLSAQQDFATRSNMHASNDSAKIANLQAQIEELQANLETEKRRCAILLQERNDLTRSKGDAPIHVNSAEIANVAVVREEHNRSEDTVAKLRESQRVHNIQKGTIDALHSEVARLESERRVSHSRENNLLREVDSLRIQVRDLEMALHHKKESISELISSCQAGSGNTLRLKKQASRIHLLEAALLEKDEFTKRAMEELRTETKEVCERYQSTITELQQRLEIPKDDPELRRRIRILERENLELRRAIGSATVSSAIDSGEPAKAVTINPKHQADATGNTDKPGGQGLKGPSPHEVETTHLQSVIEQLRTGIWEHKQRSSMLQGKLDSIHAEWDARLAEVKANFALQIQKLRSAHNEELSRLEASHKSQLLEISKCSKSDNGANLASRLSRIVEEKGYDASLIAIGERLCYLEKRYSQKEEEKTHELLEMQRVAELEKKIQKEKTDLLLEQKNTQIKRFQIQLDELLTALSILQATT
- a CDS encoding hypothetical protein (TriTrypDB/GeneDB-style sysID: LpmP.23.1280); translated protein: MSTTTAQTELASVCKNIQSVLSKIKETSAKRHDQEQRLISSVASAKCLAGSFSVYPPTNDEVVQVLKSSGEEEQVEVECLQRYRRFVEAKRDCFTAVEADMCTVSKEITNIFGANEKTEVPTNGDYRLGVEENQCEAELLHLFRLWRTVVCLHDWVLAPLLKRGIDVPRYELQCTNADEERSYARELALRNAVADTQAMLFEVQKRLRDLTMEAEALRITAESTTLLRFQDSATVLISDERDEALAASIRQGLHELQQSSERLRRKKVAVDEDAASLMEKVRNLNSQIAVCNCSMEAFSQNSREAADDANGLVNAKTDALRTLHRKAQEYAAEQELLERDIGNYEQLCSLLMERAANDDSKVKLTVAAEQAYHSLLSEEKIQQEKLTRVQLSIESLENEVRDASTERQRILGEVQYLSKLVSNATVVKRVLARAGEECDPVRKVTVIDDYLRFVQKARLERHGFYE